The Vicia villosa cultivar HV-30 ecotype Madison, WI linkage group LG1, Vvil1.0, whole genome shotgun sequence genome includes a region encoding these proteins:
- the LOC131655466 gene encoding uncharacterized protein At4g04775-like, which produces MEATRSSSVGNSIGRSIPRCGCNESMKMFVSNTHENPRRKFWRCKNRGKSDASCDLFLWDDEVMENIMTGGKKEVFRGGELVINNSEFTLDQMKAFGLQFGKEFGKEFSKEFGMEASSKKVEKLKKLLNVERKKNFRLMVALVASWMLLFVVYKMC; this is translated from the exons ATGGAAGCTACCAGGAGCTCGTCAGTTGGCAATTCAATCGGTAGATCAATACCCAGATGTGGATGCAACGAATCAATGAAGATGTTTGTCTCAAACACACACGAAAACCCTCGGAGGAAGTTCTGGAGATGCAAGAATCGTGGAAAG AGTGATGCATCATGCGATTTGTTTCTTTGGGATGATGAAGTCATGGAAAACATTATGACaggtggaaagaaagaagttttCAGAGGTGGAGAGTTGGTTATCAACAACAGTGAATTCACACTTGATCAAATGAAAGCTTTTGGATTACAGTTTGGGAAAGAGTTTGGAAAGGAGTTTTCCAAAGAATTTGGCATGGAGGCATCTTCAAAGAAGGTTGAAAAGTTGAAAAAGTTGCTGAATgttgaaaggaaaaaaaacttCAGGTTGATGGTGGCCTTGGTAGCATCTTggatgttgttgtttgttgtctaCAAGATGTGTTAA
- the LOC131617926 gene encoding peroxisomal membrane protein PMP22-like, producing the protein MSDIVNDAWKKYLLQLQLHPLRTKAITSSVLAGFSDAVAQKIYGAKKLQLKRILLFMLYGFAYTGPFGHFLHKLMDSLFKGKKGNETVAKKVILEQITTAPWNNFVFMMYYGLVIEGRPWNLVMNKVKKDYPSVQLTAWKFWPIVGWVNYQYMPLQFRVLFHSFVASCWGIFLNLKARSGAIKKAE; encoded by the exons ATGTCCGACATAGTTAACGATGCTTGGAAGAAATATCTATTGCAGCTTCAGCTTCATCCTCTAAGAACCAAG GCAATTACTTCATCAGTTCTAGCTGGCTTTAGTGATGCTGTGGCACAGAAAATTTATGGAGCTAAGAAGCTTCAACTCAAAAGGATTCTTCTTTTCATG CTCTATGGTTTTGCCTATACAGGACCCTTTGGACATTTTCTTCATAAATTGATGGATTCACTTTTCAAGGGGAAGAAGGGCAATGAAACTGTTGCTAAGAAG GTGATTCTTGAACAAATAACTACTGCtccatggaacaactttgtgttCATGATGTATTATGGCTTGGTCATAGAAG GAAGACCTTGGAATCTAGTAATGAACAAAGTAAAAAAGGATTACCCTTCTGTTCAGTTAACCGCGTGGAAG TTTTGGCCTATCGTTGGTTGGGTGAATTACCAGTATATGCCTCTGCAGTTTCGTGTTTTATTTCACAGCTTTGTTGCTTCATGCTG GGGAATCTTTCTGAATCTTAAAGCAAGGTCAGGTGCTATCAAGAAGGCAGAATAG